The Penaeus monodon isolate SGIC_2016 chromosome 6, NSTDA_Pmon_1, whole genome shotgun sequence genomic sequence tttctctaatgacTATGCAAAATAgggaaatgttattatatattacctacaaaaacaacattaaaatacCAGTAGTGTATACAAATAAATGTCCGTATGtagacaaacacagatacacatatgttAATAAATAGGATATTAATGAACaaacgaatgtgtgtgtgtgtgtgtgtgtgtatatatatatatatatatatatatatatatatatatatatatatatatatatatatatatatatatatatatatccgtttgttcattatatatatgtgtgtgtgtgtgtctgtgtgtgcgtggatggATATTTGTGTGCGTACAGTGTATCCTTCGTAtagccaaaagaaaagaaaacagttatTTATTTTggaagttatttattttttaagaagttCAAAGTTTTTTGCCCAACACCAAGAGATCCATTCTGAACCATTCTGAACGCCTTTTACATTTCGTGGTCTAGGAAGTCCGTTGGCATTTCGGTTCGCGTGTTAGTTCCTTGAGGACGCGAGAACCACGCTGATTGGAGAGTAACCTTGGTTCTGCTGGTTCCTGTTCAGTTGGGTGCTGTACTGGTTCTGAGAACCGGATCCATAGCGAGCCAGATAGTTTTGGTTCTGACTGTAGAGACTGGGGGAAGGGCGGTTCAGGTTTTGATTGAAGCGGTTGGTTCCATAACTCTGGAAGTTGTACCTGATATTGTTGTTGTGACTGGAAAGGCTTTGATCACGGTTCTGCTGGTACTGGTTGCGGTTCTGTTGGTACTGATTGCGGTTCTGCTGGTACTGGTTACGGTTCTGTTGGAACTGGTTGCGGCTCTGGTAGGACTGATCGCGGTTCTGGTAGGACTGATCGCGATTCTGATAGGACTGGTCCTGGTTTTGTTGGTACTGGTATTGGTAGCGATTCTGTTGGTACTGATTGCGGTTCTGGTATGCATTAAAGTTCTCGGAGTATTGATTGCGGTTCTGCTGATATCGGTTACGATTCTGTGAAAACTGGTAACGGTTCTGCTGATTCTGATTGTTGTCCTGTTGGTACGCGTTGATATTCTGAGAATACTGAATGGGTTTCAGCTGGTACTCATTGTAGTTCTGCTGGTTCTGATAGCGGTTCTGTTGGTAATCGTTGCTGTACTGAGAATATTGGTTGCGGTTTCTCTGATATTGATTGCGGTTCTGTTGATATTGATTGCGGTTCTGAGAATATTGGTTACTGTTTTCCAGGTTCTGGTTGCGATTTTGTGAGTCTTGGTACTGGTTGCGGTTCTGTCGGTTTACATCGTAGTTCTGTGAGTATTGGCCACGGTTTTCCTGGTACTGGTTGCGGTTCTGTGAGTACTGGCCACGATTCTGTTGGTACTGGTTGCGATTCTGTTGGTAGTTGCTTCCCTGTTGGATAGCACTGTATTGCCTGGCCTGAGCCTGCAGTCTCTGCTCCTGCCCTTGGAAAGCCTCACCTGTGTACTCCTTGCGGACAGTGGCCTGGAAGCCTGTGCCGGGAGCCACCGAGTAGTCGACCACGCGCAGAGAGCCGTCGGGGTCCATGACCGAGTACTGACCCACGACCACGTCACCTCGACGTTCCTCTCGAGCAGACTTCATGTCCCCCGTTGATTTGGCGTCGACCTCGTAAGCCCAAGCGTACTCCGGGTTCTGCAGACAACattaagtgattaaaaaaaaaaaaaaaaaaaagtactactaCTGGCTTatgaatagagaaaatctgaTACACATATTAACAAAGCAGTGAGGTACTAACTGGATCATTGTATTCGACTTGGCCAAGACTGTATTGCAGGGCCTCTCTTCAGAGCGTTCTTTGAAGGCTTGGGAGAAGGCCTGGTGGTTCTGGGAGAGTTCTGACGAAGGTTGGAGTCCCTGCTCCACCTCCACACCTCGTGAATCCAACATATAGGAGCCATCCTGTGCCGCCACATTCAGAGCAGCgcccacacacactaatattaccAATGGCAGCTGCAAGaggttaaagataataaaaaaatagagtcaGATCATTGAATTATATGTTACacagaacagagaaaagaaagaaatatctcTCCACTTCTTACCTTCATGATGAAGGATACGAGGCTGATGCGGCGACGTCAACGGCGACCACTTTATATAGCCAAGCAGTGACCCCGCCCACCACGCTCTCGACGTCTCGGATATCCTACAAGGTCGGTCAGTCTGCCATTCTCATCCATATCGTCTGTTATGGACAGAACATTAATCGTAATTCAGATTTcatttgaaatttattaaaagttttatgtgacagaatataatctacatatatgaaAAGTTTTCCAGACCCATGCTTTCATAAAACCCgtggcttcacacacacacacatatatagatatatatgtatacgtatgtgtgtatgtgtgttttatttgtgtatgtgtgtgtttgagtgttaacttgtgtatatgtgtgtatatatatataaatggataaacgaGTATATATAAGTGGCCGTCGTCATAAATGAATGTCATACATTCGAAACGACGGTTGctgtttcataataataataataataataataataataataataataataataataataataataataataagtcaattCTTTCACAGCAACGAAGAAATAACGCAAGTGGACAACCATGATTTTCGATGATTGAAATGTTTTATCTTTCCATTTTGAGAAAGCTACTACGTAAGAAAATTTACTGATCCTAATAATGATCCTAAACATTGGTAATATCGTAGTTTCCCCTGAAATGTATTATAGTCTCCCCTGAAAATTGCCTCATCACGGCTTTCTGGTTTACTGTTATTTCTTTCTCACACAGTAAATACTTttgatatgtgtattttgtaaaatatttatttgttatgctTAATTGacgaatgtttgtttatttgcatagctGTTGTCAAAATATTTGTAAGTACTCAGTCCGTTGTATATAAGTATTCAcaggtaaaataatatactaagacACAAGAACGGAATTATTATTTAAACCTTCATATCAATCCTAAGATAGATAAATCAGTTGAATTGAATACCGCGCAACACCGGGTGAACATTAACAAAACAACGAAGGGACGAACAACGGGTGAAcagtaaacaaaacaacgaagggaCGACTATGCCGAGGGCCTTTTGGCAGTCTTGTTTCTtcaggccttcggcatattcatgttttcttatcctttcctactttttgtttattttctccagCATGAATTCTGAAATTCTGAACTGGTTGATGCATCACTGGATCACCTGGTAACACCATCTCGGCGATAGCAATAATCTTTATTTAACTACGATCACGAATATGATATACTTGCAGGGATTAAGATGAGTAGCaagctttgtttttatttggattCGACTGCAATCGTCTTCGGTCAAACGACATGACAGAGTTATACCTATGTCTTTcagtatatatgagtatgaaCTCCAGGTCCCGACATGTTAGATAAAATGTAAAGGATATCGTCCTGGTAACTTTAGCATGTGGGTAAAACTGTTGGAAGTTGCAATgttcttgatcattatcatttccttgaTGTCTTGTAAGAAGaaaagtatgtattttatatatatatatatatatatatatatatatatatatatgtgtgtgtgtgtgtgtgtgtgtgtgtgtgtgtgtgtgtgtgtgtgtgtgtgtgtatctttatatctatccatctctctctctctctctctctctctctctctctctctctctcttctctctctctctctctctctctctctctctctctctatatatatatatatatatatatatatatatatatatatatatatatatatataaagtttacatacatatatatacatatatatacaaatacatatatatatatataatatatatatatatatatatatatgcat encodes the following:
- the LOC119574495 gene encoding LOW QUALITY PROTEIN: GATA zinc finger domain-containing protein 14-like (The sequence of the model RefSeq protein was modified relative to this genomic sequence to represent the inferred CDS: inserted 1 base in 1 codon); its protein translation is MKLPLVILVCVGAALNVAAQDGSYMLDSRGVEVEQGLQPSSELSQNHQAFSQAFKERSEEXALQYSLGQVEYNDPNPEYAWAYEVDAKSTGDMKSAREERRGDVVVGQYSVMDPDGSLRVVDYSVAPGTGFQATVRKEYTGEAFQGQEQRLQAQARQYSAIQQGSNYQQNRNQYQQNRGQYSQNRNQYQENRGQYSQNYDVNRQNRNQYQDSQNRNQNLENSNQYSQNRNQYQQNRNQYQRNRNQYSQYSNDYQQNRYQNQQNYNEYQLKPIQYSQNINAYQQDNNQNQQNRYQFSQNRNRYQQNRNQYSENFNAYQNRNQYQQNRYQYQYQQNQDQSYQNRDQSYQNRDQSYQSRNQFQQNRNQYQQNRNQYQQNRNQYQQNRDQSLSSHNNNIRYNFQSYGTNRFNQNLNRPSPSLYSQNQNYLARYGSGSQNQYSTQLNRNQQNQGYSPISVVLASSRN